One Denticeps clupeoides unplaced genomic scaffold, fDenClu1.1, whole genome shotgun sequence DNA segment encodes these proteins:
- the LOC114775368 gene encoding tetratricopeptide repeat protein 9C-like, with product METKVLDVGTEQLSACCSTSRLDAQLQDSVRLKTEGNAFYRDKKWRAAIGRYHHALLILRGLDSNVTSAIQAFGQQAPVLNSEQQELLRNTQVDCYNNLAACLLQRESIDYARVQEYSLRVLQWRPTDTKALYRAGVSTLELGDAQAARQYLLQASKSQPNDANVRRQLQRVEEKLSKDYQKEKALYKGMFTKEKQGGDMPEETVQKRV from the exons ATGGAGACTAAG GTGCTTGATGTGGGCACGGAGCAGCTGTCTGCTTGCTGTTCAACATCTCGCCTTGACGCCCAGCTGCAAGACTCGGTTCGCCTGAAAACGGAAGGGAACGCCTTTTACCGGGACAAAAAATGGCGTGCTGCCATTGGTCGATACCACCACGCCTTGCTTATTCTGCGGGGTCTGGACTCAAACGTGACCTCTGCGATCCAGGCCTTTGGTCAACAGGCGCCTGTCCTTAACAGCGAGCAGCAGGAGCTCTTGCGAAACACACAGGTTGACTGCTACAACAATCTAGCAG CTTGCCTTCTCCAGCGGGAAAGTATAGACTACGCCCGGGTTCAAGAGTACAGTCTGCGCGTCCTTCAGTGGCGGCCTACTGACACTAAAGCACTTTACAGAGCTGGAGTCTCCACACTTGAGTTAGGTGACGCGCAGGCTGCAAGGCAATACCTTCTTCAAGCCAGCAAAAGCCAACCTAATG ATGCTAATGTAAGAAGACAACTGCAAAGGGTAGAAGAAAAGCTGAGCAAAGACTACCAAAAAGAGAAGGCACTGTACAAAGGCATGTTCACCAAGGAGAAGCAAGGTGGTGATATGCCTGAGGAGACAGTCCAGAAAAGGGTCTGA
- the LOC114775367 gene encoding transmembrane protein 179-like: MELRRRLLLAHCAVHTLSVPLGLLVVVPLALNGSAFKGRCPLFSQGFWRTDNSTGAAASQLVVREWGPPAACQFATFAGVFTALYGAAQGWRSLFYLHRGHDDTLFSSFLTLLLSVCVLCLSAGASVTLSLGLRSWCDTVTDRNARLYSCAESQAIPLYLDVETSSFYSELTCAQISLWCVTVLWLAHAILSFLRLYHSHSRQISSPCLSREKELLLGQAYCTCSHPHVGHELPNSQHTSTVFI; encoded by the exons ATGGAGCTCCGGCGCCGGCTGCTGCTGGCCCACTGCGCCGTCCACACCCTCTCCGTCCCGCTCGGACTGCTGGTGGTCGTGCCGCTTGCGCTCAACGGCTCCGCCTTCAAGGGCCGGTGCCCGCTCTTCAGCCAGGGCTTCTGGAGGACCGACAACAGCACCGGGGCCGCCGCGTCGCAGCTGGTCGTCCGCGAGTGGGGCCCCCCCGCCGCCTGCCAGTTCGCCACGTTCGCGGGGGTCTTCACGGCTCTGTACGGGGCGGCGCAGGGGTGGAGGAGCCTGTTCTACCTGCACCGCGGCCACGACGA CACCCTGTTTTCGTCGTTCCTCACCCTGCTGCTGAGCGTGTGCGTGCTCTGTCTCTCCGCGGGGGCCAGCGTCACCCTCAGCCTGGGTTTACGGTCCTGGTGCGACACCGTCACCGACCGCAACGCGCGTCTTTACAG CTGTGCCGAGTCCCAGGCGATACCACTGTACCTGGATGTCGAGACGTCATCTTTCTACTCAGAACTCACCTGTGCACAG ATCTCTTTGTGGTGTGTGACTGTGCTCTGGCTGGCCCACGCCATCCTCTCTTTCTTGCGCCTGTACCATTCCCACAGTCGGCAGATCTCCAGCCCCTGCTTGTCCAGGGAGAAGGAGTTGCTGCTTGGACAGGCCTACTGCACCTGTTCGCACCCTCACGTCGGCCATGAGCTGCCCAACAGCCAGCACACGTCCACAGTCTTCATCTAA
- the LOC114775364 gene encoding uncharacterized protein LOC114775364 codes for MAGRRGCVNSLWSGTERVRIGERLNATLAGILELDVLRCRQLEMVAAALGGKETPANDPSAPGPENRADRESASSNGQQASTSYTESALNSMGEEVPSRWSTLSWDLQSELLSPLTLDTNCPGLLEGDSRPSSGFYSVSGSSLSDSCFSVSSEVALGYPAKVGTTGPCRPLSAEHSGTQWREAKQQRLQSPKETAEDGDRRPVSTGDLELHGLTFLSDLCSSLAGSLQGSLFPSPGCSAYPHLQLQLDPKFCSDLVSHKTKEVYPYPSPLHAVALQSPLFTAGQDTSPPHFSLSPEPEEPLLLAPLKIRTPTPSSLTQLEQYISRLVRQYYVRSRQESTIQDLQKTTSGLSQEAAQTKTSSDSRPSSLVGDSTTPCKLGNSARVSLGSISKKTCRNSINLGNLPSVTGEDFNISFLLNLNLNLNKSLDANIQKDDVSASCGYLGVNTTNPTASPSSSTSSFTTTPALRGRPRISTCPSTMSNRGSLEITGKSVGPLGFSRSLDWSGAAREEAEGCLPQPRSPKLSEDSEVVCDISRVSGLPCSVVIGLMEEGVELDTECFRNERERGEGSASPSNPSPSQPLWSSCRTSSATDFSHLYSKAQISKPRPASIEVGDGSSQLQYLQFAQRDSHYTVASQSGSPEFQEHSDITPIHQLSQRLQGPVSYDSSSSPGSSSSHRRVHSPPRLLSGSPFTPTQLTVFKRNSPSQCSLPRFHASNSPVEGAIRPRGGSLRQDPSSGWRPQDQGCWRAGDGEKLYRGKHASRELVRASTVSSYSGRDYGNSWDEERSCETPKKGNKFWKGLDGRFKSREGYSGGVERYGRSSMKERSLNVHESQEKRTVTNRDGRSSSLHLSRRALFRSESQGILDPRRQNHEGQLRTIQWSSTFEIAGHGRCAERGPNFSRKKAEKHISSTSSLFHLSRSQSLEGSCHSLSPLSSPSFSPSPPLPAPLTRSMSFRDLGRRVFGSMRSLSLKGQKSKK; via the exons ATGGCTGGCCGCCGCGGCTGCGTCAACTCGCTGTGGTCCGGCACCGAGCGCGTCCGCATCGGGGAGCGTCTGAACGCCACCCTGGCCGGGATCCTGGAGCTGGACGTGCTCCGCTGTCGGCAGCTGGAGATGGTCGCCGCGGCGCTGGGTGGGAAGGAGACGCCGGCGAACGATCCCAGCGCCCCCGGTCCGGAGAACAGGGCGGACCGGGAATCCGCGTCCAGCAACGGGCAACAG gcTTCAACTTCATACACTGAATCAGCACTGAACAGCATGGGCGAGGAGGTGCCCTCACGGTGGTCCACGCTCTCCTGGGACCTCCAATCTGAACTGCTGTCCCCGCTGACGTTGGACACAAACTGTCCAGGCCTGCTGGAAGGAGACTCAAGACCCAGTTCAG GTTTCTACTCAGTCAGTGGGAGCTCCCTGTCCGATTCCTGTTTCTCAGTGTCCAGTGAGGTGGCTCTCGGATATCCAGCAAAAGTGGGCACCACGGGTCCATGCCGACCCCTCTCCGCCGAACACAGTGGCACTCAGTGGCGGGAGGCCAAACAACAGAGATTACAGAGCCCAAAAGAAACGGCAGAAGATGGGGACAGGAGGCCTGTATCAACAG GTGACCTGGAACTTCATGGTCTCACGTTCCTCTCAGACCTTTGCTCCAGTCTGGCAGGATCGTTACAGGGATCACTCTTTCCTTCCCCTGGATGTTCAGCCTACCCACATCTGCAGTTGCAGCTGGACCCAAAATTTTGCTCTGACCTGGTGTCCCACAAAACCAAAGAGGTCTACCCATACCCCAGTCCACTTCATGCAGTGGCCCTGCAGAGCCCGCTCTTTACCGCCGGTCAGGATACTTCTCCTCCACATTTTTCCCTGAGCCCAGAGCCTGAAGAACCCCTTCTCTTAGCGCCTTTAAAAATTAGAACTCCAACCCCTTCTTCACTGACTCAGCTGGAGCAGTACATCTCAAGATTAGTCCGTCAGTACTACGTTAGGTCCCGACAAGAGAGCACCATCCAGGATCTTCAAAAAACCACTTCAGGTTTAAGCCAAGAAGCAGCTCAGACGAAAACATCTTCAGACAGTCGTCCTTCTAGCCTTGTCGGGGACAGCACAACCCCCTGCAAACTTGGAAACTCTGCTCGAGTGAGTCTGGGCAGCATTAGCAAGAAAACATGTCGGAACTCAATCAACCTCGGAAACCTGCCTTCTGTTACCGGTGAGGACTTCAACATAAGCTTTCTTCTGAACCTGAATTTGAACTTgaacaaaagtttggacgcaaaCATCCAAAAGGACGACGTGTCAGCATCATGTGGGTACCTTGGCGTGAACACCACCAACCCCACAGCCTCTCCATCGTCCTCTACTTCCTCGTTCACTACTACTCCAGCCTTGAGAGGAAGGCCCCGAATATCCACCTGCCCATCCACAATGAGCAATCGTGGATCTTTGGAGATAACCGGCAAATCCGTTGGACCTCTGGGATTTTCCCGCTCGCTTGACTGGAGCGGGGCCGCAAGAGAGGAAGCCGAAGGTTGTCTTCCTCAGCCCCGCTCACCCAAGCTGAGTGAGGACTCTGAAGTTGTTTGTGACATATCACGCGTTTCCGGCCTTCCTTGCTCCGTGGTGATCGGCCTGATGGAGGAAGGTGTGGAACTGGACACAGAATGCTTTCGCAACgagagagaaaggggagaaGGGTCTGCTTCACCTTCCAACCCTTCACCATCACAGCCCCTTTGGTCATCTTGTCGTACCTCGTCCGCCACTGACTTTTCGCATCTGTACTCAAAGGCACAGATTTCCAAACCCCGTCCAGCCAGCATAGAGGTTGGAGATGGTAGCTCCCAGCTGCAATACCTGCAGTTCGCCCAACGAGACTCCCATTACACAGTGGCTTCACAGTCTGGCAGTCCTGAATTTCAGGAGCACTCGGACATCACCCCGATCCACCAACTGTCGCAGAGGTTGCAAGGCCCTGTGTCCTAtgactcctcttcctctccggGGTCTTCTTCCTCTCACCGCAGAGTTCACTCCCCTCCCCGTCTGCTCTCCGGCTCACCATTCACGCCCACCCAGCTCACCGTGTTCAAGCGCAACTCTCCCTCCCAGTGTTCCCTTCCCCGCTTCCATGCATCTAACTCTCCGGTGGAGGGCGCCATACGTCCCCGGGGCGGCTCCCTGAGGCAAGATCCCAGCTCTGGCTGGAGACCACAGGACCAAGGGTGCTGGAGAGCCGGAGATGGCGAGAAGCTGTATCGGGGAAAGCACGCTTCGCGGGAACTAGTTCGGGCATCGACCGTCAGCAGTTACTCTGGCAGAGACTACGGAAACAGCTGGGACGAGGAAAGGAGTTGCGAGACACCTAAAAAGGGAAACAAATTTTGGAAAGGTTTGGACGGACGTTTTAAGAGCAGAGAAGGCTACTCTGGCGGTGTTGAGCGGTATGGAAGAAGCAGCATGAAAGAAAGGTCGTTGAACGTGCATGAGAGTCAAGAAAAGCGTACGGTGACTAATCGGGACGGCCGCAGTTCAAGCCTTCATTTGTCTCGGCGAGCTCTGTTCCGCAGCGAGTCCCAAGGCATCCTCGATCCTCGCCGCCAAAACCATGAAGGCCAGCTCCGCACCATCCAGTGGTCTTCCACCTTTGAGATTGCGGGACATGGCCGGTGTGCGGAACGCGGGCCGAACTTTTCCAGGAAGAAGGCGGAAAAGCACATTTCGTCCACTTCCAGCCTCTTCCACCTCTCTCGTTCGCAGAGCCTGGAGGGAAGCTGCCATTCGCTCTCTCCACTCTCCTCTCCATCCTTCTCTCCTTCACCGCCTCTGCCAGCCCCACTCACACGGTCCATGTCATTCAGGGATCTCGGGAGGCGTGTATTTGGTTCAATGCGATCGCTCAGTTTGAAAGGCCAGAAATCCAAAAAGTGA